The region GATCTAACATACTGATAATTTTATTTTTTAATGACTCAGTAGTACCTTTTCCTTTTAGATCTGGTGTGAGAATATTTTTATCTTCTACAGCTTTTTCAATTGCAAATTCCAACTTTTTTGCAAGTTGATACTCTTCCAAATATTCCAAAAGCATAACGGATGAACGTAATAAGGCAATAGGATTAGCAATTCCTTTACCCGCAATATCTGGAGCTGAACCATGAACTGCTTCGAATACTGCTATCTCATCCCCAATATTTGCCCCAGGGGCTAATCCCAAGCCTCCTATAAGTCCAGCGGCAAGATCAGATAAAATGTCTCCATATAAATTTGGACAAACTATCACATCATACTTTTCTGGATTTAAAACAAGTTGCATACTCATATTATCAACTATTTTTTCTTCATATTCTACTTCTGGGTAGTTATTCGAAATATTTCGGATAGATTGTAAAAATAATCCGTCAGTTAATTTTTGAATGTTTGCTTTATGGACAGCTGTTACTTTTTTTCTATCGTGCCTCCGAGCATAATCAAAAGCATATTTTGCTATTTTTTCGCTCGCAGCCCTAGTAATAACTCTTACAGCGCAAGAAGTAGACTCATCAATTGAATATTCAATTCCTTTATAAAGACATTCTGTATTTTCTCTAATTATCACTAAATCAATTTTTTCAAATTTATTATTGATTCCAGGTAAACTTTTAACTGGTCTAAGGTTGGCGTACAAATTTAATTTTTCTCTTAGAGTAACGTTTACACTTCGAAATCCTTCTCCTACCGGTGTTGTAATAGGACCTTTTAAAGCAACTTTGTTTCTCTTTATAGATTCTAAAACAACCTCTGGCAAAGGTGTCCCATATTTCTTTATAGCTTTAGCACCTGCGTCAACCATTTCCCAAGATATTGGTGCTTTTAGTTTATCAAAAACTTCTATAACAACTTGCGTTATTTCTGGACCAATTCCATCACCAGGTATCAACGTTACCTTATGCATTAAATCACCTACTTATTTTAATTAAAAATTTTTTAATCAATCTTTCTGAATTCTAAAGAACCATATTTTTTATAGAAGTTCACAAGTCCACCTGAATTTAAAATTTCTAACATCTCATTAGAAAGAGGGTGTATCTCTAAAATCTTATTTTTTGTAATGTTTTCTACAATTCCTTTTTGTAAATCCACTTTTATGTAATCACCTTCTTCGATATTATCGGTTGAAACTTCTATAACAGGTAAACCTATATTTATAGCATTTCTAAAAAAAATACGAGCAAATGATTTAGCTAAAACCGCACCAATTCCTGCTTGCTTTATCACTAGAGGAGCTTGTTCTCTAGAGGAACCACATCCAAAGTTTTCTCCTGCTACAATAAAATCTCCTTTTTTAATTTCATAATAAAAATTAGGCCTTAAATCCTCCATTAAATGAACTGCCAATTCATTCATATCTATTGTGGCAAATTTATATTTTCCAGATATTATATAATCAGTATTTACATTGTCTCCAAACTTATGTGCATGCCCTGTCAACTGCATAACAGCTAAACCTCCTTTGAATCTATTTAGTTATTTTAGTCATAAGTATTTTCTAGGATCTGTAATTTTTCCCTCAATACAAGATGCCGCAACTGTTGCGGGTGAAGCAAGGTAAATGAAAGCTTTATTATTCC is a window of Defluviitoga tunisiensis DNA encoding:
- a CDS encoding isocitrate/isopropylmalate dehydrogenase family protein; the encoded protein is MHKVTLIPGDGIGPEITQVVIEVFDKLKAPISWEMVDAGAKAIKKYGTPLPEVVLESIKRNKVALKGPITTPVGEGFRSVNVTLREKLNLYANLRPVKSLPGINNKFEKIDLVIIRENTECLYKGIEYSIDESTSCAVRVITRAASEKIAKYAFDYARRHDRKKVTAVHKANIQKLTDGLFLQSIRNISNNYPEVEYEEKIVDNMSMQLVLNPEKYDVIVCPNLYGDILSDLAAGLIGGLGLAPGANIGDEIAVFEAVHGSAPDIAGKGIANPIALLRSSVMLLEYLEEYQLAKKLEFAIEKAVEDKNILTPDLKGKGTTESLKNKIISMLDL
- a CDS encoding 3-isopropylmalate dehydratase small subunit is translated as MQLTGHAHKFGDNVNTDYIISGKYKFATIDMNELAVHLMEDLRPNFYYEIKKGDFIVAGENFGCGSSREQAPLVIKQAGIGAVLAKSFARIFFRNAINIGLPVIEVSTDNIEEGDYIKVDLQKGIVENITKNKILEIHPLSNEMLEILNSGGLVNFYKKYGSLEFRKID